One segment of Anopheles stephensi strain Indian chromosome 3, UCI_ANSTEP_V1.0, whole genome shotgun sequence DNA contains the following:
- the LOC118513754 gene encoding mucin-5AC-like, with protein MGRLKVGKVCKSGLSVLLCLTLLCQVLVVNGEAIDNATLLSSDGAVPVDASEALEESVAKDTWNGDDLSTSAAGTTPSWARPGPPMSWTAADVNSTAISTSSTPTWNETAPEGSSTWNPTGSTPSWNATDPPLNWTTPDVNSTWNPTGSTPAWNTTDPPLNWTTPDVNSTWNPTGSTPVWNTTDPSLNWTTPDVNSTWNPTGSTPVWNATDPPLNWTTPDVNSTWNPTGSTPVWNTTDPPLNWTTPDVNSTWNPTGSTPAWNTTDPSLNWTTPDVNSTWNPTGSTPVWNTTDPPLNWTTPDVNSTWNPTGSTPIWNATDPPLNWTTPDVNSTWNPTGSTPAWNTTDPSLNWTTPDVNSTWNPTGSTPVWNVTEPPLNWTTPETNSTWNPTGSTPIWNTTDPPLNWTTPDVNSTWNPTGSTPVWNTTNPPLNWTTPDVNSTWNPTGSTPVWNTTDPSLNWTTPDTNSTWNPTGSTPIWNTTDPPLNWTTPDVNSTWNPTGSTPAWNTTDPSLNWTTHDVNSTWNPTGSTPVWNTTDPPLNWTTPDVNSTWNPTGSTPVWNTTDPPLNWTTPDVNSTWNPTGSTPIWNATDPPLNWTTPDVNSTWNPTGSTPVWNTTDPSLNWTTPDVNSTWNPTGSTPIWNTTNPPLNWTTPDVNSTWNPTGSTPVWNTTDPSLNWTTPDTNSTWNPTGSTPIWNTTDPPLNWTTPDVNSTWNPTGSTPAWNTTDPSLNWTTPDVNSTWNPTGSTPVWNTTDPPLNWTTPDVNSTWNPTGSTPIWNATDPPLNWTTPDVNSTWNPTGSTPAWNTTDPSLNWTTPDVNSTWNPTGSTPVWNVTEPPLNWTTPETNSTWNPTGSTPIWNTTDPPLNWTTPDVNSTWNPTGSTPVWNTTNPPLNWTTPDVNSTWNPTGSTPVWNTTDPSLNWTTPDTNSTWNPTGSTPIWNTTDPPLNWTTPDVNSTWNPTGSTPAWNTTDPSLNWTTHDVNSTWNPTGSTPVWNTTDPPLNWTTPDVNSTWNPTGSTPVWNTTDPPLNWTTPDVNSTWNPTGSTPIWNATDPPLNWTTPDVNSTWNPTGSTPVWNTTDPSLNWTTPDVNSTWNPTGSTPIWNTTNPPLNWTTPDVNSTWNPTGSTPVWNTTDPSLNWTTPDTNSTWNPTGSTPIWNTTDPPLNWTTPDVNSTWNPTGSTPAWNTTDPSLNWTTHDVNSTWNPTGSTPVWNTTDPPLNWTTPDVNSTWNPTGSTPVWNTTDPSLNWTTPDTNSTWNPTGSTPVWNTTNPPLNWTTPDVNSTWNPTGSTPVWNATDPPLNWTTPDVNSTWNPTGSTPVWNTTDPSLNWTTPDVNSTWNPTGSTPIWNATVPPVNWTTPDANYTWLPYVSTPSHNDSTPDANSTYNPTGSTPTQSLSTTTAPTTLPPAVSTQKHPMDRRPTRRTTPPPTTTTTKQAIRVKPIDRTPTKRIRPQLLRPKAHFDSRAR; from the coding sequence ATGGGGCGTCTCAAGGTTGGTAAAGTGTGCAAGAGTGGCCTCAGTGTGCTGTTGTGTTTGACCCTTCTGTGTCAAGTGCTGGTAGTGAATGGTGAAGCAATAGACAATGCAACTTTGCTATCATCCGATGGTGCAGTTCCGGTCGATGCATCAGAAGCTCTTGAAGAATCAGTAGCGAAAGATACATGGAATGGGGATGATTTGTCGACGAGTGCAGCAGGCACGACGCCTTCATGGGCCAGACCAGGTCCTCCTATGAGCTGGACGGCCGCTGATGTGAATTCTACGGCAATTTCAACCAGTTCCACCCCTACGTGGAACGAAACGGCTCCTGAAGGGAGTTCTACGTGGAATCCTACAGGATCAACTCCATCGTGGAATGCCACTGACCCGCCGCTGAACTGGACGACTCCTGACGTGAACTCTACGTGGAATCCTACTGGTTCAACTCCTGCTTGGAATACTACGGATCCTCCGCTGAATTGGACAACTCCTGATGTGAATTCTACATGGAATCCAACCGGTTCAACTCCTGTTTGGAATACTACTGATCCTTCGCTGAATTGGACGACTCCTGATGTGAATTCTACATGGAATCCAACTGGTTCAACGCCTGTCTGGAATGCTACTGATCCGCCCTTGAACTGGACGACTCCTGATGTGAATTCTACATGGAATCCAACCGGTTCAACTCCTGTTTGGAATACTACTGACCCACCGCTGAACTGGACGACTCCTGATGTGAATTCTACATGGAATCCAACCGGTTCAACTCCTGCTTGGAATACTACTGATCCTTCGCTGAATTGGACAACTCCTGATGTGAATTCTACATGGAATCCAACTGGTTCAACTCCTGTTTGGAATACTACTGATCCTCCGCTGAATTGGACGACTCCTGATGTGAATTCTACATGGAATCCAACTGGTTCAACGCCTATCTGGAATGCCACTGACCCGCCGCTGAACTGGACGACTCCTGACGTGAACTCTACGTGGAATCCTACTGGTTCAACTCCTGCTTGGAATACTACTGACCCGTCGCTGAATTGGACGACTCCTGATGTGAACTCAACTTGGAATCCTACCGGTTCAACTCCTGTTTGGAATGTTACTGAACCGCCCCTGAACTGGACAACTCCTGAAACGAACTCAACTTGGAATCCGACCGGTTCAACTCCTATTTGGAATACTACTGACCCACCGCTGAATTGGACGACTCCTGATGTGAATTCTACATGGAATCCAACCGGTTCAACTCCTGTTTGGAATACTACAAATCCACCCCTAAATTGGACAACTCCTGATGTGAATTCTACATGGAATCCTACCGGATCAACTCCTGTTTGGAATACTACTGATCCTTCGCTGAATTGGACAACTCCTGACACGAACTCAACTTGGAATCCTACCGGTTCAACGCCTATTTGGAATACTACTGACCCACCGCTGAACTGGACGACTCCTGATGTGAATTCTACATGGAATCCAACCGGTTCAACTCCTGCTTGGAATACTACTGATCCTTCGCTGAATTGGACAACTCATGATGTGAATTCTACATGGAATCCAACCGGTTCAACTCCTGTTTGGAATACTACTGATCCTCCGCTGAATTGGACAACTCCTGACGTGAACTCTACATGGAATCCTACCGGTTCAACTCCTGTTTGGAATACTACTGACCCACCGCTGAATTGGACGACTCCTGATGTGAATTCTACATGGAATCCAACTGGTTCAACGCCTATCTGGAATGCTACTGATCCGCCCTTGAACTGGACGACTCCTGACGTGAACTCTACATGGAATCCTACCGGTTCAACTCCTGTTTGGAATACTACTGATCCTTCGCTGAATTGGACGACTCCTGACGTGAACTCTACATGGAATCCTACCGGTTCAACTCCTATCTGGAATACTACAAATCCACCCCTAAATTGGACAACTCCTGATGTGAATTCTACATGGAATCCTACCGGATCAACTCCTGTTTGGAATACTACTGATCCTTCGCTGAATTGGACAACTCCTGACACGAACTCAACTTGGAATCCTACCGGTTCAACGCCTATTTGGAATACTACTGACCCACCGCTGAACTGGACGACTCCTGATGTGAATTCTACATGGAATCCAACCGGTTCAACTCCTGCTTGGAATACTACTGATCCTTCGCTGAATTGGACAACTCCTGATGTGAATTCTACATGGAATCCAACTGGTTCAACTCCTGTTTGGAATACTACTGATCCTCCGCTGAATTGGACGACTCCTGATGTGAATTCTACATGGAATCCAACTGGTTCAACGCCTATCTGGAATGCCACTGACCCGCCGCTGAACTGGACGACTCCTGACGTGAACTCTACGTGGAATCCTACTGGTTCAACTCCTGCTTGGAATACTACTGACCCGTCGCTGAATTGGACGACTCCTGATGTGAACTCAACTTGGAATCCTACCGGTTCAACTCCTGTTTGGAATGTTACTGAACCGCCCCTGAACTGGACAACTCCTGAAACGAACTCAACTTGGAATCCGACCGGTTCAACTCCTATTTGGAATACTACTGACCCACCGCTGAATTGGACGACTCCTGATGTGAATTCTACATGGAATCCAACCGGTTCAACTCCTGTTTGGAATACTACAAATCCACCCCTAAATTGGACAACTCCTGATGTGAATTCTACATGGAATCCTACCGGATCAACTCCTGTTTGGAATACTACTGATCCTTCGCTGAATTGGACAACTCCTGACACGAACTCAACTTGGAATCCTACCGGTTCAACGCCTATTTGGAATACTACTGACCCACCGCTGAACTGGACGACTCCTGATGTGAATTCTACATGGAATCCAACCGGTTCAACTCCTGCTTGGAATACTACTGATCCTTCGCTGAATTGGACAACTCATGATGTGAATTCTACATGGAATCCAACCGGTTCAACTCCTGTTTGGAATACTACTGATCCTCCGCTGAATTGGACAACTCCTGACGTGAACTCTACATGGAATCCTACCGGTTCAACTCCTGTTTGGAATACTACTGACCCACCGCTGAATTGGACGACTCCTGATGTGAATTCTACATGGAATCCAACTGGTTCAACGCCTATCTGGAATGCTACTGATCCGCCCTTGAACTGGACGACTCCTGACGTGAACTCTACATGGAATCCTACCGGTTCAACTCCTGTTTGGAATACTACTGATCCTTCGCTGAATTGGACGACTCCTGACGTGAACTCTACATGGAATCCTACCGGTTCAACTCCTATCTGGAATACTACAAATCCACCCCTAAATTGGACAACTCCTGATGTGAATTCTACATGGAATCCTACCGGATCAACTCCTGTTTGGAATACTACTGATCCTTCGCTGAATTGGACAACTCCTGACACGAACTCAACTTGGAATCCTACCGGTTCAACGCCTATTTGGAATACTACTGACCCACCGCTGAACTGGACGACTCCTGATGTGAATTCTACATGGAATCCAACCGGTTCAACTCCTGCTTGGAATACTACTGATCCTTCGCTGAATTGGACAACTCATGATGTGAATTCTACATGGAATCCAACCGGTTCAACTCCTGTTTGGAATACTACTGATCCTCCGCTGAATTGGACAACTCCTGACGTGAACTCTACATGGAATCCAACCGGTTCAACTCCTGTTTGGAATACTACTGATCCTTCGTTGAATTGGACAACTCCTGACACGAACTCTACATGGAATCCTACCGGTTCAACTCCTGTTTGGAATACTACAAATCCACCCCTAAATTGGACAACTCCTGATGTGAATTCTACATGGAATCCAACCGGTTCAACGCCTGTCTGGAATGCTACTGATCCGCCCTTGAACTGGACGACTCCTGACGTGAACTCTACATGGAATCCTACCGGTTCAACTCCTGTTTGGAATACTACTGATCCTTCGCTGAATTGGACGACTCCTGACGTGAACTCTACATGGAATCCTACCGGTTCAACTCCTATCTGGAATGCTACTGTCCCTCCTGTAAATTGGACGACGCCTGATGCGAACTATACATGGCTTCCGTATGTTTCTACACCCTCTCATAATGATTCGACTCCCGATGCAAACTCTACGTATAATCCAACTGGATCTACACCTACACAAAGCCTCTCAACGACGACAGCACCAACGACTTTACCACCAGCAGTGTCCACCCAAAAACATCCTATGGACCGCAGACCAACGAGAAGAACTACACCTCCCCCGACAACGACAACTACTAAGCAAGCCATCCGTGTAAAGCCCATCGATCGTACGCCGACTAAGCGCATTCGGCCACAGCTCTTGCGGCCGAAGGCACATTTCGATAGCAGAGCTAGATAA
- the LOC118513757 gene encoding ubiquitin-fold modifier-conjugating enzyme 1: MVDDGTRKALSGIPLLKTKAGPRDKELWVQRLKEEYQALIKYVQNNKASDMDWFRLESNKEGTKWFGKCWYMHNLHKYEFDVEFDIPITYPTTSPEIALPELDGKTAKMYRGGKICLTDHFKPLWARNVPKFGIAHAMALGLSPWLAVEVPDLIEKGVISYQEKGASSG; encoded by the exons ATGGTTGACGATGGAACGCGTAAAGCGCTGAGTGGCATCCCGCTGCTCAAGACGAAAGCAGGCCCGAGAGATAAGGAACTGTGGGTGCAACGATTGAAGGAGGAATACCAGGCACTAATTAAG TACgtgcaaaacaacaaagccTCCGACATGGACTGGTTCCGGTTAGAGTCGAACAAGGAGGGCACGAAATGGTTCGGCAAGTGCTGGTACATGCACAATCTACACAAGTACGAGTTCGATGTGGAGTTTGAT ATCCCCATCACGTATCCAACGACATCGCCCGAAATTGCACTGCCCGAGCTGGACGGCAAAACTGCCAAAATGTACCGTGGAGGCAAAATCTGTCTGACCGATCACTTCAAACCACTATGGGCGAGAAACGTTCCAAAGTTCGGTATTGCACACGCAATGGCACTGGGG TTGTCGCCCTGGCTAGCGGTCGAGGTTCCGGATCTAATAGAGAAGGGCGTCATATCGTACCAAGAGAAGGGCGCGTCGTCCGGTTAG